ATAGCCATTCTATTAAACGTTACGCTTTGCCTTGCAAGGTTATTTCCAGCGAAGAGACGTTCATTTTGTCTCCGTTTACCCCTACGAGCTGCTCTGTCCCCATCTTTATGTCCTTCACGTCTACGCCCGGCATGAACTTATTCCGTACTACCTCTGCGGTATCCACGGCTCGTGAGATCGCTCTACCTCTTGCTTTGATTAATACCTCGTCGCTCGAGCCATTGTTAAACTGCGTCACTACTGCCAGGACATAACTCATCACTGGCTTATTTCC
Above is a window of Methanomicrobia archaeon DNA encoding:
- the albA gene encoding DNA-binding protein Alba; the encoded protein is MSGEDNVIYIGNKPVMSYVLAVVTQFNNGSSDEVLIKARGRAISRAVDTAEVVRNKFMPGVDVKDIKMGTEQLVGVNGDKMNVSSLEITLQGKA